A window of the Synechococcus sp. LTW-R genome harbors these coding sequences:
- the purH gene encoding bifunctional phosphoribosylaminoimidazolecarboxamide formyltransferase/IMP cyclohydrolase: protein MAPTALLSVSNKEGLVPLAQGLLAAGYQLISSGGTAAALAAAGVPVTKVAEHTGAPEILGGRVKTLHPRIHGGILAKRSESSHQSDLADQGIAPIDVVVVNLYPFRETIARPDVSWDAAIENIDIGGPAMVRAAAKNHADVAVLTSPAQYPAFLEALGAGAISSELRRQLALEAFSHTAEYDAAISQWLTTQLQAERAGRFSLELPARQSLRYGENPHQSATWYAQPGAGLGAGEQLQGKELSYNNILDLEAALATVREFGYGGQPAGGNAFKPAAVVVKHTNPCGVATGSGSANALERALDADRLSAFGGIVAINGPVDGATAGHLTSLFLESVVAPSFDAEARELLSAKANLRLLELAPEAIERASRQQLRSVLGGLLVQDLDDQPVDETAWQVVSKRQPSPEELADLAFCWRLVRHVRSNAITVARGGQSLGIGAGQMNRVGSAKIALETAGEKARGAVLASDGFFPFDDTVRLAAQYGITAVIQPGGSVRDADSIAACDELGLAMVVTGRRHFLH from the coding sequence ATGGCGCCCACGGCCCTGCTCAGCGTGTCCAACAAGGAAGGGCTGGTGCCCTTGGCCCAGGGGCTGTTGGCAGCCGGTTATCAACTGATCTCCAGCGGCGGCACCGCAGCAGCGTTGGCAGCGGCGGGGGTCCCGGTCACCAAGGTCGCCGAGCACACCGGTGCACCAGAAATCCTTGGGGGTCGCGTCAAAACCCTGCACCCCCGTATTCACGGCGGGATTCTGGCCAAGCGCTCCGAGTCCTCCCACCAAAGCGATCTGGCGGACCAGGGCATTGCCCCGATCGATGTGGTCGTGGTCAACCTCTATCCCTTCCGCGAGACGATTGCTCGCCCCGACGTCAGCTGGGACGCGGCGATCGAAAACATCGACATCGGCGGTCCGGCGATGGTGCGCGCGGCGGCCAAGAACCATGCCGATGTGGCCGTTCTGACGAGTCCCGCCCAATACCCCGCCTTCCTGGAGGCCCTGGGCGCTGGGGCGATCAGCTCCGAGCTGCGGCGTCAGCTGGCCCTGGAGGCCTTTAGCCATACCGCGGAGTACGACGCTGCCATCAGCCAGTGGTTGACCACCCAACTGCAGGCCGAGCGCGCGGGCCGCTTCAGCCTTGAGCTGCCGGCCCGCCAGAGCCTGCGCTACGGCGAGAACCCCCACCAAAGCGCCACTTGGTACGCCCAGCCTGGTGCGGGTCTGGGCGCTGGTGAGCAGCTCCAGGGCAAGGAGCTCAGCTACAACAACATCCTTGACCTCGAGGCAGCCCTCGCCACGGTGCGCGAGTTCGGTTACGGAGGCCAGCCCGCTGGCGGCAATGCCTTCAAGCCAGCGGCGGTTGTCGTGAAGCACACCAACCCCTGTGGTGTGGCGACAGGGTCCGGTAGCGCCAACGCGCTCGAGCGGGCGCTCGATGCCGATCGCCTCTCGGCCTTTGGTGGCATCGTCGCGATCAATGGCCCCGTTGATGGGGCGACGGCCGGGCATTTGACCAGCCTCTTTTTGGAGTCCGTGGTGGCCCCCTCATTTGACGCGGAAGCCCGCGAGCTGCTCTCGGCCAAGGCCAACCTGCGCTTGCTGGAGCTGGCGCCGGAGGCGATTGAGCGCGCCAGCCGTCAACAGCTGCGCAGCGTTCTCGGCGGTCTCTTGGTGCAGGACCTGGACGACCAGCCCGTGGATGAAACCGCTTGGCAGGTGGTGAGCAAGCGACAGCCCAGTCCCGAAGAACTGGCTGACCTGGCCTTCTGCTGGCGTCTGGTGCGCCACGTGCGCTCCAACGCCATCACCGTGGCCCGCGGCGGGCAGAGCCTCGGGATCGGTGCCGGTCAGATGAACCGGGTGGGCTCGGCGAAAATTGCCCTGGAGACTGCTGGGGAGAAGGCCCGCGGTGCAGTCTTGGCCAGCGATGGCTTCTTCCCCTTCGATGACACCGTGCGCTTGGCGGCGCAGTACGGCATCACCGCGGTGATTCAGCCCGGTGGCAGCGTCCGGGACGCCGACTCCATCGCCGCTTGCGATGAGCTCGGCTTGGCGATGGTCGTCACGGGCCGCCGCCATTTCCTGCACTGA
- a CDS encoding alpha/beta hydrolase — MTSHPDQLQLGPEHAQQRLVLLHGWGADADDLLDLGALLVSPQTSVVALRAPEPHPYGTGRQWYDLQPIDWEALPAARSNLQARLLSLAKSVPLEKTVLLGFSQGAAMALDVGSALPLAGIAACSGYPHQGWQPPSPCPAVLLTHGRQDPVVPFMASEELQKQLQASGQTARLVPFEGGHGIDESVLPELKRFIAEQIEG; from the coding sequence ATGACCAGCCATCCCGACCAGCTCCAACTAGGGCCTGAGCACGCCCAACAACGGCTCGTTCTGCTGCATGGCTGGGGGGCTGATGCGGATGACCTCCTCGATCTCGGGGCCCTACTCGTTAGCCCCCAGACCAGCGTTGTCGCCCTCCGCGCCCCCGAACCCCATCCCTATGGGACAGGCCGGCAGTGGTACGACCTGCAGCCGATCGACTGGGAGGCCCTGCCAGCGGCCCGCTCCAACCTCCAGGCGCGGCTCCTCTCCCTCGCTAAGAGCGTGCCCCTGGAGAAGACCGTCCTGTTGGGCTTCTCCCAGGGGGCGGCGATGGCGCTCGATGTCGGTTCCGCCCTCCCTTTGGCGGGGATTGCGGCCTGCAGCGGATACCCCCATCAGGGCTGGCAACCGCCGTCGCCCTGTCCAGCGGTGCTCCTGACCCACGGCCGCCAGGACCCCGTAGTCCCCTTCATGGCCAGTGAGGAGCTGCAGAAGCAACTGCAAGCCAGTGGCCAAACAGCACGACTGGTGCCCTTTGAGGGCGGCCACGGCATTGATGAATCAGTCCTGCCCGAGCTCAAACGCTTCATCGCGGAGCAGATTGAGGGGTGA